In Salvelinus alpinus chromosome 36, SLU_Salpinus.1, whole genome shotgun sequence, the genomic stretch TATTGGTTATTTACTGTAATAAACGAGATCAGCAAAATGTCCATGATATTTGGTCAGTGTCAATCATTTTCAGGTTTATAGTCCCAGCTCTACTATATGCATATGCCCCATCTCTTACCCAGCAGATTAGGATCCACTTCATTCCAGTCAAACGAGGTGAGTGGGGCACAGAAGTCAGAATTCTTGTTGTTATTCAGCAAGCATTCCAAGCGCGTCTCTGTTTCACTGACCTAAGGGGTAAGATTTAACAAGCCATGAGATGCTATACAACTACgtagaaaagagtcccctctggGCAAGTAACTGAGCTAGAGTGCAACTCCAGATGCTGCAAGAGGGACACAATAGTTAGAAGAGGGTGCAGGCCAGGGAGCGCCCAACATATGACATCTATTATGTTTACGTATGATTTAGTATCAAGGAGGCTGTGGGTGCATGCATACCCTCCAGATGCGCAGGTAGTCCCCGCTAGTGGCAAGCAGGTCTGGGTAAACACCCTTGCTGTCCGGGATCCACATGATCTTGGTGGTGGGGTAGGGGTGGTCAAAGGTGTTCCTGCAGATGAACTCTGAACTCTCCTCCTCCAGACCCACAATCTGCACCTGAAGACAAACAACAATAATTAAATCAGAAACCGCTCTtgatatacagtcgtggccaaaagttgagaatgacacaaatataaatgttcaaagtctgctgcctcagtttgtatgatggcaatttgcatatactccagaatgttatgaagagtgataagatgaattgcaattaattgccaagtccctctttgccatgcaaatgaactgaatccccaaaaaaacatttccactgcatttcagccctgccacaaaaggaccagctgacatcatgtcagtgattctcttgttaacacaggtgtgagtgttgacgaagacaaggctggagatccctctgtcatgctgattgagttcgaataacagactggaagcttcaaaaggatggtggtgcttggaatcattgttcttcctctgtcaaccatggttacctgcaaggaaacacgtgccgtcatcattgctttgcacaaaaagggcttcacaggcaaggatattgctgccagtaagacctaaatcaaccatttatcagatcatcaaggagagcggttcaattgttgtgaagaaggcttcagggcgcccaagaaagtccagcaagcgccaggaccgtctcctaaagttgattaagttgagggatcggggcaccaccagtacagagcttgctcaggaatggcagcaggcaggtgtgagtgcatctgcacgcacagtgaggcgaagattTTTGGagaatggcctggtgtcaagaagggcagcaaagaagccacttctctccaggaaaaacatcagggacagactgatattctacaaaaggtacagggattggactgctgaggactggggtaaagtcattttctctgatgaatcccctttccgattgtttggggcatctggaaaaaagcttgtccggagaagacaaggtgagcgctaccatctgtcctgtgtcatgccaacagtaaagcatcctgagaccattcatgtgtggggttgcttctcagccaagggagtgggctcactcacaattttgcctaagaacacagccatgaataaagaatggtaccaacacatcctccgagagcaacttctcccaaccatccaggaacagtttggtgacgaataatgccttttccagcatgatggagcaccttgccataaggcaaaagtgataactaagtggctcggggaacaaaacatcgatattttgggtccatggccaggaaactccccagaccttaatcgcattgagaacttgtggtcaatcctcaagaagctggtggacaaacaaaaacccacaaattctgactaactccaagcattgattatgcaagaatgtgctgccatcagtcaggatgtggcccagaagttaatggacagcatgccagggcggattgcagataagggtcaacactgcaaatattgactctgcatcaacctcatgtaattgtcaataaaagcctgacacttatgaaatgcttgtaattatacttcagtattccatagtaacatctgacaaaaatatctaaagacactgaagcagctaactttgtggaaattaatatttgtgtcattctcaaaacttttggccacgactgtactattTAACAAGGAACAAATTACTCAGAGCTTAAACACACTTCATACTATTTTATTCACTTTTTGGTCATGTTCATTCTTTGTGGGTGAGATCTTATAACATAGAAGCGAAGATCTGTTCCGGGTTCTGTTTATACCCAAGATCTGTTCGGGGTGGCCCACATCACAGCATTGTGGGAGTCGCGGGGGTCCCAACTAATTAGTTCTGATTCTACACTGGGACTGGTTAACAAAAACATACAGTTCATCTTCTCACTCACCTTATTGTTATATTCTTCAACGAAACTTCCAAGGGCCAGGCGAAAGCGTTTGTCGGGACGAACGCTCCAGTTCATTGCATACACCGTCCATGGCGCTTCGTATTTGTAGATCTCCTTTCGCTTACCGTGGAGAGACATAGCTCAATAAACGAACTCTTATATCAAATCCTTACCTATATAAAACAAAACAACTGTTTCCTTGGAACAAAATATTCCCCACGGCTCGTTAAAGACTTTCCGAATTGAAGATGTGAACAGTTCAAATGACAAAGGCTGTCAAACGACAGCTATCTAGCAAACAGTCGTTAGTTATGGATACTACACTAGCCCAGTTAACGCCATTAGCTAGCCAGTAGCGCGTTGCACAGCGTGATACCTATCACTGTCGGACAACGAAGGCGACGTTTAAGCTTAAATGAAGCTTCGAGACACACGTTAGCTTACGGCCAATAGCCTGAATTTGCTATTCGCTCGATTTTGATGATCCGGGTAAGTGAGCCTGCTTTTCGAATTGAGTCCCCTGCTAGCTTTGACCCGACTCCGACAACACTGCTGCTGTAACCACAAAGAGGGGTGGGGGATCACTCTCCTCGAATCTCCTCCCATCGAAGAAAATGTCGGCGGTGTGACGCTAGCTAGCTCATAGACTAGAATCACCCCATTAAAGTGTGGAAATCATCATACCAATCACACCATTCTGCAAATATGCAAAGTGTTTTTACTATTTTAACAGCGTAACAGGGGTGGTGGACTCTGCTTAGGGattttgtctagaagggatacagTTTATGTCACAATTAACTTTTCgtaacaggttaggataattaggttaaggttaggaaaagagtTAGGCTCAGGTAAAAtgctcaaaaatatatatatttgtaaattTGATAAACTATACAACTGGGAAAAAACTTTTGAACAGTCATGCAACTCTGAATTCCAAGTCtgaaactctggcatctttcaagagctccgactttccgacccgaagatcactgatgttattatttgacctcgttttttcccggagttcccagttgtcttgaaagcaccataaaccGATTATCCAATAGAAACCCCTAATCACACTTGTAGGCGGTGTCATGGCGACGTTGGTAGTCTAGCTAAACGTCAACGGGTAACGTCTCGgccgaactgcgcatgtgcacgCCGTCAACTCAAAGGCACTTCTTCGCTATAAAGTTGTTTTTAACGAACATGAAaaagtgtcagtttgtcactttcacaaggTTGTAGTAATAACATATTTAACCACTTACAACATTGGCTTGAATCTAGGCTGTCTTTAGATTTCGCGAAAAACAACAAGGAAGAAtatttgacttctcaaaccccggcCTGGTCTGTTTCGTAAGCGGTACAGGAAGTCTCGCGAGGTTGCGCCTCTGGGtttttagaaactctgtggtagAATCAACTGTCAAGGGGACTGTATTGAACAGCTAAGCTAACGACGACCTCAGCGTTTTCTATAGGAACATATTTTAACACTCCATAGGTATTCAtacagctaacgttacatgtgtTGTTTTGCTTTAGTTTGATTCAACTTGATAAATCCGGCTATTGTTATATTGTAAACCACTTATTAGCTATAGGGTGGCAATAACTTGgttggtaacgttagctagcttgctcgGTTAGAATGGGAAGAGATGGGGGGGTTGGGACACGTTGGCTAATCAGtgagttatctagctagctagactaacgTTAGTTCGTTTGTTAACATGAAATCGTCAACTGTGGTTACATATTTCCTAGCTCTTTGTAATCTTAGCCATCTGAAATGTTCTATGATTACAGCTAGCCACTCCAATtcaagctatctagctaacagAGTCAGAGAGTGGATTTGGCTAGCAGcagacagctaacgttagttagcgcaCCTGAATGCTAAGCAAGATATTTGTAGCTGTGGTTTGTTAAGCTGGTAGTTAACTAGCATAAATCGACTACAGTGTCTAGAATGATGATGTGTCTATAAAGAAAGCAACGCGAGCCATATATTTTTTGAATATTGATGACTTGTGAATGATAGGGTCACTGGGTCATTACCAATAACCACAGTCCATGTCCAGTCCGATTGATGGACAGATTCTATGGCGTTCAGActgacacattttttatttaggtAATTTGACAGTGTCCAGACCTAGCTACCACTCTCTTGGATGTTGACCTTTTCAGTGGGAGTGGATGTAAGAGGCATGAAATTATAGATATGTGTTGTAAACAAACAAGTTACTATCCTGGGCATGTAACTAAATCAACTCAcagtaatgaagatattttttggAAACATCTTTGTGACAGCCAGCCTGTGTGAGACTGACTGAGGCATTCTGTCTATTGCTGGTTTGACCTTCTGTCACCTCCAAACCCACCTGGTTTGACCTGAATTTACCTTTCCCTCCTTATCTTCCTCCTGCTCTTCTCccacctgtcctctcctctaccgGCCTGTGCTGGCACAGCTTCAACCATGAGGAGTGTGTACCTCCTGCTGCCCGCGCTGCTACTTCTCCTGGCACTGCCCGTCTCCAGGGGACGCTACAACGATGACTTTGACGACGGGGAAGACCTTGCAGACTTTGCAGATGACAATGACTTTGCTGAGTTTGAGGATGTGAGCGAGGACACTGTGGCCGAGCCAGAGACGGCCCCTCCACCCCGTGCGGCCCCCCCTGCTCAGACTGCTGAGGACGATGAGGACGAGGCCACAGTGGAGCTGGAGGAAGACGGACAGGAGGACGGCTTTGAGGATTCCGATACACAGGTTAGGGGCTGCAGTGGCCTGGTAGCTTGCATATGACCAGGGACAACTTAGTTGACACACTATCCCATGCACTGTGTTTTTGGTTTGTGCCAAAACTAAtcaatatttaattttgtattgctgTAGGATCAAGACATGTACAGCAAGTACGATCCAGACGAGTTTGATGGCATGGAGAAGCCCAGCCAGTCCCTTAAAGACCCTCTGATCATCCACACAGTAAGTTCACTGTTAACACCAGACTAGTGACCATTATGAAGCCATTGATTCCAGACCTATTTCTTAAACTGTACTCCGACAACCAAGAAGAACATCCTTCTTAAATGTGAGTGCCAAGATCAAACATCCTTAATGTTGTGGTTGTCAAGGTGATGAAGTCTGTCCGTCTTCCCCTTCCAGGTGCCGGCCCACCTTCAGAACAGCTGGGAGAGCTACTACATGGAAATTCTAATGGTGACGGGCCTGCTGGCCTATATCATGAACTACATCATTGGCAAGAACAAGAACAGCCGTCTGGCCACAGCCTGGTTCAACTCCCACCGAGAGCTCCTGGAGAGCAACTTTGCCTTGGTGGGTGACGATGGCACCAGTAAGGATGCAGTGAGCACCGGGAAGCTGAACCAGGAGAATGAGCACATCTACAACCTGTGGTGCTCAGGTCGAGTCTGTTGTGAGGGCATGCTCATCCAGCTTAAGgtatttacagtgtgtgtgagtaagagagagagagaaagtgtttgTGTGAGAACTAGCTGCTGTTTCAATGTTTTCTCTGGTCTGTTCCAGTTTGTGAAAAGGCAGGACCTGCTGAATGTACTGGCCAGGATGATGAGGCCAGTCTGTGATCAAGTGGTGGGTACATATGCCTGCATACATGTACATCACCAGTCACATTGTCACTCACCTCAGCGCTTACAAATACTTTCCTAAAGGTAGACCTTTTCTGTTGTCTGACTTGCTGTATATTTCTGTCTATTTTTCTTTGTAGCAAATCAAAGTTACTCTGAATGATGAGGACATGGATACATTTGTGTTTGCTGTGGGCACCAAAAAGGCCATGGCACGGATGCAGAAGGAGATGCAGGACTTGGTGAGGGGTGTGCCAACATCACTATACATTCATTCAGCCATCCAGACACTATTAACCATCTATAAGCCTCAGGCTGCGTGGGTGTATGTATTGACCCGtctttgtttgtgtgtctgtctgtccccagagTGAGTTCTGCAGTGACAAGCCCAAGTCAGGAGCAAAGTACGGCCTTCCTGAGCTCCTGGCCATCCTGACAGAGATGGGTGAGGTCACGGATGGTGTGATGGACAGCAAGGTGAGCAAGGGAGGGGACCTCTGTTGTGGCCTACTCACTACAGTGGGGACTTTGTCACTAGGCTATTGCAGAGTGGTCTCTTATTGTTTGTAGTGGGAGAATATGACATGTAGAGTACAGTGTGCTACAATTTGACAGACCCCTTGTTTTTCTTTCATTCACCCTTCCACTGTCTGTCTTTCAGATGGTTCATTATATCACCAACCATGCTGACAAGATCGAGTCCATCCATTTCTCTGACCAATTTTCTGGTACAAAAGTTGTGCAAGAGTAAGTGTGCCTCCAAGCAAGTCAGTTTTTCGACAATATATTAACTATATCACACCAATGTCCTTACTCCACACCTACCTCTGGTCTTGTATTAAAGCCTCTTATGAAATGATGTACAGCTGTTTCTGTTACCTGAAGCTTCCTTCTCAACCCTGTTGTGTTTCAGGGATGGACAGCCCTTAAAGCTGCCTGAGACCAAGAAGACGCTGCTGTTTACATTTAATGGTGAGCCAATTGTCTCCACTTGAAATGCTTTCCAACACTTGGCATGCAGCCGATTCACCATATTTGATACGTAGTGACTGAATGAAATGTTAACAAATGTTTTCCTGTGTTTGTGCATGTAGTGCCTGGCATGGGGAACACGTCTCCCAAAGACATGGACACTCTGCTACCCCTGATGAACATGGTCATCTACAGCATCGACAAGGTCAAGAAGCTCCGCCTCAACAGAGAGGTGAGAATGGAAGGATAATTACACTAGTCTCCTAGTACACCCTCAATCTGGCCTATTGAcagatttttttcttttttttatctaCAGTCTTCCTTTCATCCATCACTGCATCTCCTtgctcaccctctctccctgtgtctgtcctCCAGGGAAAACAGAAGGCGGATAAGAACCGTGCCCGTGTGGAGGAGAACTTCCTGAAGCAGACCCACAATCAGCGCCAGGAGGCTGCTCAGACCCggcgggaggagaagaagagggctGAGAAGGAGAGGATCATGAGCGAGGAGGATCCTGAGAGACAGCGCCGCCTGGAGGTCAGCTCCACCACAGCCCACCAGCAGAATAACACACTGGAACGCTACACACTGTAACATTACACATTGGAACACAGCACACTGTTCATCTTGGCCTTCTTTGTACCTCTTGCTCTAACTGTCTCTATGGTGTTTCCCCCTTTTCCAGGAGGCTGCTCAACGTCGtgatcagaagaagattgagaaGAAGCAGATGAAGATGAAGCAGATCAAAGTCAAAGCCATGTGAGGACAGACAGGGATTTAATCACACAGCTCAGACGGTTTCCACTgcttccatccatctctctcacttCAGCGCCCAGTTCTGGCTCACAGGCTCACACAGACATTCCCTTCTCCATGGGTGTGTCAAGCTTAGCTGTTTCTGTTCTCATGGAAACACTTTGTCCAATCAGAGTGGGGTTTTCCTTGGCTGTGAGTGAGCTGCTAGTGACAagcgagagggacagaggggtTCTGCATATCAAGTCTGTCGCCATGACGACCCATGCCAGTTTTTTTCCTGTTTTGACTTTTTCTTCTGCCTAGGTCTTCATTGCTCTTTTCAAAGCAAGTCGGCTCAATGAGCTTATTAATCGAATCGACAGGGATTGGGGGTTGCACCTCTTGGTGGGAAATAAAATGCTCATATTTTAATAGGAATGAAGGCATGTGAGGCCTGTGAGTTAAGTTAACACTGTGGATGCTACAAGACGAGATGCAAAGTATTCCATTTTAATTTATATCTAAGTGACAGTCCTTACAAGCTATGTCTGTTTGgtgaatttctaagcaaacaatAAAATGCACTGGAAGCTATTGAACAATCTAATTCCTGTCTTTTTTTAGAAGAGTTGTGTCTTGCGGGTAGGTGATTATAAATGGACCAATGGGACGGTAAGTCTAGCGCTAAATTTGACCCAAAGATTGAGTTCGCAGAGAGATTGTCTAGGCTACTGGGTTCAAACTAAGCTGTCCTGGTGGGCTTAATGTCAACTCCCTTGTCTCCTATATTCTACAGTAGCCTTTTTTGGAAACCACCATTTCTGCCAGCATGTTGATTCTTATTGGGGAGTAAGTATTGTAATTTTTATGACCTAGTACTGTAGTTTAACAAAAACCCACCCAGGAAGTCATGTTGAGGACAATTTAATTAAGGATGCTTCAAGGACACTGAAAAAAAACAAATGCAGTAATACATACACTATTTTCCATGTCTTCCTGCCCGTTCTTGTTTGTTTTAGAGATGGCAGAGCCATCTTTGTGTGCCTGGACCAGATCCTATGAGGTCGAGGGTCCCGCGAATCTGGAGAAATGACTAAAGTCAAAGGCTCATGTGGCAATACAGGACATGTACAACAACCCTACTCTGACATAAAAGTAATGTAAAAACAATACCAACCATCAAACTGAAATGCACCCCATCATACAGtcctttcggaaagtattcagaccccttgactttttccacattttgttacgttacagccttattctaaaatgcatttaaaaaataaaataaaaatccgcACCAATCTACACACtgaatgacaaagcgaaaacaggtttatagaaatgtttgcaaatgtactaaaaataaaagtattcagaccctttgctatgagacttgaaattgagctcaggtgcatcctgtttccattgatcatccttgagatgtttctaacaacctcattggagtccacctgtggtaaatgcacatgagaaggaccttggtcagggaggtgaccaagaccccgatggtccctctgacaaAGCTCCAATGTGGAGATTGGGGAAtaatccagaaggacaaccatctctgcagcactctaccaatcaggcctttatggtagagtggccagacggcagccactgctcagtaaaaggcacatgacagcccacttggagtttgccaaaagacacctaaagactgtcagaccatgaaacaagattctctggtctaatgaaaccaagattgaactctttgccctgaatgccaagcgttatgtctggaggaatcctggcaccatccctacggtgaagcatggtggtggcaggatccTGTTGTGGGTATGGTTTTCAGCAGCAGGgcttgggagactagtcaggaaagatgaaaggagcataatacagagatccttgatgacaacctgctccagagcgctcaggacctcagattggggcgaaggttcaccttccaacaggacaacgaccctaagcacacagccaagactacgcagcagtggcttcgggacaagtctgaatgtcctttagtgggCCATCCAGAGCCAAGACTTGAACCCTAACAtctgtgccaaacttgtagtgtcatacccaagaagactcaatgctttgtcattatggagtattgtgtgtattatgagaaacaaaatgtggtaaaagtaaAGCGTtcttaatactttctgaatgcactgtatcatgTATATTTTGTTAACTGTCCGGATGGCTTGGTCTTGGAT encodes the following:
- the LOC139565289 gene encoding PAT complex subunit CCDC47-like, coding for MRSVYLLLPALLLLLALPVSRGRYNDDFDDGEDLADFADDNDFAEFEDVSEDTVAEPETAPPPRAAPPAQTAEDDEDEATVELEEDGQEDGFEDSDTQDQDMYSKYDPDEFDGMEKPSQSLKDPLIIHTVPAHLQNSWESYYMEILMVTGLLAYIMNYIIGKNKNSRLATAWFNSHRELLESNFALVGDDGTSKDAVSTGKLNQENEHIYNLWCSGRVCCEGMLIQLKFVKRQDLLNVLARMMRPVCDQVQIKVTLNDEDMDTFVFAVGTKKAMARMQKEMQDLSEFCSDKPKSGAKYGLPELLAILTEMGEVTDGVMDSKMVHYITNHADKIESIHFSDQFSGTKVVQEDGQPLKLPETKKTLLFTFNVPGMGNTSPKDMDTLLPLMNMVIYSIDKVKKLRLNREGKQKADKNRARVEENFLKQTHNQRQEAAQTRREEKKRAEKERIMSEEDPERQRRLEEAAQRRDQKKIEKKQMKMKQIKVKAM